The DNA window TTCACGCTTACCTGGATCTTCATCCTGGGTTACGACTTCGGCGCGATCAACAACGTCCTCGTCGACCTGGGCTTCGAGCGCGTCCGGTTCCTCGGCGACCCGGAACTCATCAAGTGGACGATCCTGCTGACCGGCATCCCGTTCGTCTCCGCCAACAGCGCGCTGATCTACCTCGGTGGGCTCAACAGCATCAGCGACTCTGTATGGGACGCGGCCAAGCTGGACGGTGTCGGACCGATCCGGAAGTTCTTCAGCCTCGAGTTCCCGCTGATCATCGGGCAGTTCAAGCTCAACCTGATGGGCGTCATCGGGGCCGGGATCACGGTCTTCGCCACCCAACTGGTGTTCTACAACGCGTCGGTCCACCACGGGCTGATCACCCCCGGGCTGCTGATGTACTTCAAGGCGTTCCCCAACACCGGTGCGCCTGACTACGGTTACGCCTACGCGCTGGGACTCATCCTGTTCCTGCTGGCGCTGACCGTCTCCCTGCTGGCGCTGAAGTTCCTGAAGTCGAGGGACTAGGCAATGGCGGAGACCCTGAGCATGCGACGTGGCCGCCGCCGGCAACCGTCGCCGGCGAACGTGCTCAAGAACACATACCTGATCATCATCATCGCGATCATGCTGTTCCCGCTGTACTTGATGATCGTTGGATCGCTCAAGAACCTGGAGCAGATGCTCGACGACTTCTTCTCGCCGTCGTTGCCGTTGCATCTGGAGAACTACGTCAAGGCGTTCGAGTACGTCTCTCCGTACTTCGTCAACACGTTGGTCTACGCGGCGCTGAGCTGCGTGCTGACCGTTGGCGCGGCGGCGCTGGGCGGGTACGCGTTCAGTGCGCTGCGCTTCCCCATGCGGCGGATCCTGTTCGTGCTGTTGTTCGCCAAGATGTTCCTGCCCGGTGTGATGAGCCTCGTTCCTTCGTTCGTGCTGGCGTCGTCGCTCGGCCTGCTCAACACGCCGTTCGTCATCGCGCTGTTCTGCATGGGGACGTCGCAGCCGTTCTGGGTCTTCGTGATGAAGACGTTCGTCGACCAGCAGCCGCGGGAGCTGTTCGACTCGATGCGCATGGACGGCGCCGGCGAGCTGCGGATCTTCTGGAGTCTGGTGCTCCCGTTGCTGCGCCCGATGATCGCCCTGATGTCGTTGAACGTCCTGCTGTTCGTCTGGAACGACTTCATCTGGCCGCTGGTCACGCTCACCGACCCGGACAAGCGGACGATCACGGTCGGGATCTTCAAGCTGTCGACGGCGGCCGGGCTCGACTACGGCATGATGATCGCCGGCTACGCGCTCGCCGCGCTGCCGTTGCTGATCGCGTTCTTCCTCTCGATGCGCTCGTTCATGAGCGGGCTGACGGCAGGAGCGATCAAGCTGTGAGGACCGACCGACCGTTCCTGCTGGAGGACATGGACGAGCTGCGCGAGCGGGTCCTCGCCGAGGAGGGGACACGGCGTGCGGAGCTGT is part of the Tenggerimyces flavus genome and encodes:
- a CDS encoding carbohydrate ABC transporter permease is translated as MTNLVDRDALPIAPPPRQPRRRRVRLSRRIVGLILDIDPEEHRQRIRWRRVLTKTALVGIVLALPALVSNIIFDWIPTIDGVVRSFFTWSDRNPEPVFVGLGNFQRVLVDPEFHASLGNMLFFLVAYLVLMVPTIVCSVVLFRIQNSKLQYVYRVLLCLPMVVPALVFTLTWIFILGYDFGAINNVLVDLGFERVRFLGDPELIKWTILLTGIPFVSANSALIYLGGLNSISDSVWDAAKLDGVGPIRKFFSLEFPLIIGQFKLNLMGVIGAGITVFATQLVFYNASVHHGLITPGLLMYFKAFPNTGAPDYGYAYALGLILFLLALTVSLLALKFLKSRD
- a CDS encoding carbohydrate ABC transporter permease, encoding MAETLSMRRGRRRQPSPANVLKNTYLIIIIAIMLFPLYLMIVGSLKNLEQMLDDFFSPSLPLHLENYVKAFEYVSPYFVNTLVYAALSCVLTVGAAALGGYAFSALRFPMRRILFVLLFAKMFLPGVMSLVPSFVLASSLGLLNTPFVIALFCMGTSQPFWVFVMKTFVDQQPRELFDSMRMDGAGELRIFWSLVLPLLRPMIALMSLNVLLFVWNDFIWPLVTLTDPDKRTITVGIFKLSTAAGLDYGMMIAGYALAALPLLIAFFLSMRSFMSGLTAGAIKL